Proteins from one Ktedonobacterales bacterium genomic window:
- a CDS encoding mannose-1-phosphate guanyltransferase, producing MKAVVMAGGEGSRLRPLTVARPKPMVPIVGRPVMEHILHLLKAHGITDVVVTVQYLANNIEDYFGDGSQFGMNIAYSREEVPLGTAGSVKNAEELLDEPFIVISGDALTDFNLTDIIDYHLEKKALATLTLAHVSNPLEYGVIITNDEGHITQFLEKPSWGEVFSDTINTGVYVLDPKIFSYFEKGKPFDFSQELFPLMLKNGDPLYGYIAQGYWCDVGNLGEYMKANGDVLQGQVQVQIPGKDLGGGIWAEEGVEIAPDAQLYGPLFLGHDCKIKSGVIIHGPSSIGHYSIIDDRAQVDRSIVWNNSYVGERAELRGAIVGSSTSVKSKAVMFEGAVVGDNSVIQESSIIQPGVKIWPNKEIETGAVVTSSVIWGSQGRRGLFGRYGVTGLVNVDITPEFAAKLGAAYGAILPKGSWVCVNRDAHRTPRMIKRAVISGLPSAGCHVNDLESVPVPVARYYVRTTNAAGGVHIRLSPYDPRVLDIKFFDQHGLDINKPTERKIENLFFREDFRRVYLDDIGIIQYAPEVIKRYTTGFLNVVNAETTQKRGYRIVVDYGHGSSVLVLPPIFNTLGCDVIALNSSRDEAKFSRTAEEFERDMTVLASITSTLNADLGVRLDTGGERIYVVDNRGRVLDGGRLLASFTDLMTRSEQGGIVSAPVTVPSAIEQVAQRNGGQLLPTKVMSHALMSAAARDNVVLVGDGDGGFVIPALQPAFDGMLAVAKILELLATYDVKLSEVVDDLPPYYLIRTKVACPWEYKGRVMRILSEQYRERRQKPIDGIKIDLGEEWVLVLPDADRPLFHVLAESRSRDSAQALADKYARVVSGLQH from the coding sequence ATGAAAGCGGTCGTGATGGCCGGCGGCGAGGGATCTCGCCTGCGCCCGTTAACCGTGGCAAGGCCCAAGCCAATGGTGCCGATTGTGGGCAGGCCAGTAATGGAGCATATTCTCCATCTGCTGAAAGCACACGGCATTACGGATGTGGTCGTCACGGTCCAATATCTGGCGAACAATATTGAAGATTATTTTGGGGACGGCTCTCAGTTCGGCATGAATATCGCTTACTCGCGTGAAGAAGTGCCTCTGGGTACAGCGGGCAGCGTCAAAAATGCCGAAGAACTGCTCGACGAGCCGTTCATCGTCATCAGCGGCGATGCGCTGACGGACTTCAACCTCACTGATATTATTGACTACCACCTTGAGAAGAAGGCGCTGGCAACGCTGACCCTGGCGCATGTCTCCAATCCGCTTGAATATGGCGTCATCATCACCAATGATGAAGGACACATCACGCAGTTTCTGGAGAAGCCAAGCTGGGGCGAAGTCTTCAGCGATACCATCAATACGGGCGTCTATGTGCTGGACCCCAAGATTTTCTCGTATTTCGAGAAAGGCAAGCCCTTCGACTTCAGCCAGGAACTTTTCCCTCTGATGCTGAAGAATGGCGATCCCCTCTATGGCTATATTGCACAGGGCTACTGGTGCGATGTTGGCAATCTGGGCGAGTACATGAAAGCCAACGGCGATGTCTTGCAGGGACAGGTGCAGGTCCAGATTCCAGGTAAAGACCTGGGGGGCGGTATCTGGGCCGAAGAAGGCGTCGAAATTGCGCCGGATGCGCAGCTTTATGGCCCGCTTTTCCTGGGCCACGACTGCAAGATCAAAAGCGGCGTCATCATTCACGGCCCCAGCAGCATTGGGCATTACAGCATCATAGATGACCGCGCTCAGGTGGACCGCAGCATCGTCTGGAACAATTCCTATGTTGGCGAGCGGGCTGAATTGCGCGGGGCCATCGTTGGCTCATCCACCAGCGTCAAGAGCAAGGCAGTGATGTTTGAGGGGGCGGTTGTCGGGGATAACTCGGTCATTCAGGAAAGCTCGATCATTCAGCCAGGCGTCAAAATCTGGCCGAACAAAGAGATTGAAACCGGGGCCGTCGTCACGTCGAGCGTGATCTGGGGTTCGCAGGGGCGGCGCGGCCTCTTCGGGCGCTATGGCGTCACCGGCCTGGTGAACGTTGACATTACGCCGGAGTTCGCCGCCAAGCTCGGCGCAGCCTACGGCGCGATTTTGCCCAAGGGTTCCTGGGTCTGCGTGAACCGCGACGCCCATCGCACGCCGCGCATGATCAAGCGTGCGGTCATCTCTGGCTTACCCTCAGCGGGCTGCCACGTAAACGACCTGGAATCAGTGCCGGTGCCAGTCGCGCGCTATTACGTGCGCACCACCAACGCGGCGGGCGGTGTGCATATTCGCCTCTCGCCTTACGACCCGCGTGTACTGGACATCAAATTCTTCGACCAGCATGGGCTGGATATTAACAAGCCCACCGAGCGCAAGATCGAGAATCTCTTTTTCCGCGAGGATTTCCGCCGCGTCTATCTGGATGATATTGGCATCATCCAATACGCGCCAGAGGTCATCAAACGCTACACAACCGGCTTCCTCAATGTCGTCAATGCCGAGACCACCCAAAAGCGTGGCTATCGTATTGTCGTTGATTACGGGCATGGCAGCAGCGTGCTGGTGCTGCCACCCATTTTCAACACGCTGGGCTGCGACGTGATCGCTCTCAACTCCAGCCGCGACGAGGCCAAGTTCTCGCGCACAGCCGAAGAGTTTGAGCGCGATATGACCGTCCTGGCCTCGATCACCTCCACGCTCAATGCCGATCTGGGCGTGCGACTGGATACCGGCGGCGAGCGCATCTATGTCGTTGATAATCGCGGGCGCGTGTTGGACGGCGGCAGGCTGCTGGCCTCCTTTACCGATCTGATGACCCGATCAGAGCAGGGGGGCATCGTCTCTGCCCCGGTGACAGTGCCCAGCGCCATCGAGCAGGTGGCCCAGCGCAACGGCGGGCAGCTATTGCCTACTAAAGTCATGTCGCACGCCCTGATGAGCGCCGCAGCGCGGGATAACGTGGTGCTGGTTGGCGACGGTGATGGCGGCTTTGTCATTCCGGCTCTGCAACCGGCTTTTGACGGCATGCTGGCTGTCGCCAAAATACTGGAACTGCTGGCAACCTATGATGTCAAGCTCTCCGAGGTCGTAGATGACCTGCCGCCCTATTATCTGATTCGCACCAAAGTCGCCTGCCCCTGGGAATACAAGGGCCGGGTGATGCGTATCCTGAGCGAACAATATCGAGAGCGCCGCCAGAAGCCCATTGATGGCATCAAGATCGACCTGGGCGAAGAATGGGTACTGGTCTTGCCCGACGCTGATCGGCCTCTCTTCCACGTTCTGGCCGAGTCGCGCTCGCGCGATTCCGCTCAAGCCCTGGCAGACAAATACGCGCGGGTAGTCAGCGGCTTACAACATTGA
- a CDS encoding HIT family protein, translating into MRQPYQPFDIASYVERSRNGPCFICEMLAGNPQYRHHIIYEDAAAVAFLNKYPMLYGYTLVAPKAHREQVTGDFPLDEYLGLQRVIYHAAEAIRQVVPTERMYVLSLGSQQGNRHVHWHIAPLPPGVPYEEQQLEALTLSRGILELPDEEMAALAERIRQALAMKGDQQQFIVYHYLSPRDLWY; encoded by the coding sequence ATGCGCCAGCCTTACCAGCCCTTTGATATAGCCAGCTATGTTGAGCGTAGTCGCAATGGACCCTGTTTTATTTGCGAAATGCTCGCGGGGAACCCGCAGTATCGCCACCACATCATTTACGAGGATGCCGCTGCTGTAGCCTTTCTTAACAAGTACCCTATGTTGTATGGCTACACGCTGGTGGCCCCGAAAGCGCATCGAGAGCAGGTGACAGGCGATTTCCCTTTGGATGAGTACCTTGGCCTCCAGCGAGTCATCTACCACGCTGCCGAAGCGATCAGGCAGGTTGTCCCAACCGAGCGGATGTACGTGCTTTCGTTGGGGAGCCAGCAAGGCAATCGGCACGTTCACTGGCATATCGCCCCGCTGCCTCCTGGTGTCCCGTATGAGGAGCAGCAATTGGAGGCGCTCACGCTTTCGAGAGGAATACTTGAACTGCCTGATGAAGAGATGGCAGCCCTGGCAGAGCGCATTCGTCAGGCGCTGGCGATGAAAGGCGATCAGCAGCAGTTCATAGTCTATCATTATCTATCGCCCCGTGATCTTTGGTACTAG
- a CDS encoding phosphatase PAP2 family protein yields MQTFIQDLLSFNGALFTTIHAPAGHTALLDTLMPILANDVIYLFGLLIIFLWWTPGGKSSAARAERSISREAVVWTIAAFVLALLLNIALGALLPEPRPFISFHFTPLITHSADASFPSDHTAASFAIAGILLIRFFMTFRRAAPPVLPQSMNRPQGVGGPVVSGLRWKTGLLAAVGLAMAIAIGYARVYVGVHYPLDIIGGAIVGLLAALIVTLARGLLRPVARAVEGGAHLVHLA; encoded by the coding sequence ATGCAAACCTTCATTCAAGACCTGCTCAGCTTCAACGGCGCTTTGTTCACAACTATCCATGCTCCAGCCGGGCATACCGCGCTGCTGGACACCCTCATGCCGATCCTGGCAAATGATGTGATCTATCTGTTTGGACTCTTGATTATCTTCCTGTGGTGGACTCCCGGCGGCAAAAGTTCCGCCGCCAGGGCTGAGCGCAGCATAAGTCGTGAAGCCGTCGTCTGGACGATAGCAGCCTTCGTGCTGGCGCTCTTGTTGAATATAGCCCTGGGCGCGCTGCTGCCTGAGCCGCGCCCTTTTATCTCCTTTCACTTCACGCCCTTGATTACACACTCGGCAGACGCCTCGTTCCCCAGCGACCACACCGCCGCGAGTTTTGCCATCGCGGGCATCTTGCTCATCCGTTTCTTCATGACCTTTCGTAGAGCCGCGCCGCCAGTTCTGCCACAGTCCATGAACCGCCCACAGGGCGTCGGCGGGCCAGTGGTTTCCGGGCTGCGCTGGAAAACGGGTCTGCTGGCGGCGGTTGGGCTAGCGATGGCAATCGCTATCGGATACGCGCGGGTTTATGTCGGGGTGCATTACCCACTGGACATTATCGGCGGCGCCATTGTCGGGCTGCTGGCTGCTTTGATTGTCACTCTGGCGCGTGGGCTGCTCAGACCAGTGGCGCGAGCAGTAGAGGGCGGAGCGCACCTCGTGCACCTCGCCTGA
- a CDS encoding DUF1611 domain-containing protein, with translation MRRIAILAEGHFHWQGAKTAVGMIRYGQDQVVAVLDSTKAGQDTAQVLGNGVGAGIPIVRDVGEALKYRPDTLLIGIAPIGGRLPDPWRGQVLQALNAGLHIISGLHEFLDDDPELHEAAERHHAHIWDVRRPPADRAMLIARYTPHRPGSHTVYVAGSDCNVGKMTTALELDREAQRRGLSSGFAATGQTGIMISGRGVPVDRLISDFTAGGVEALTLEFTQEYEWVFVEGQGSLIHPAYSPVTLGLLHGAMPDMMILCYEPGRTHIKSYSVPIPPLPRVIEIYEQAIGWLRAAPVVGIALNTYELDEASALDEMRRAEAETGLPATDCVRFGAGKLIDALLERAKNQAKTS, from the coding sequence ATGCGCCGAATCGCAATCCTGGCCGAAGGTCATTTTCACTGGCAGGGCGCTAAAACAGCGGTAGGCATGATTCGTTATGGGCAGGATCAGGTCGTTGCCGTTCTGGACAGCACGAAAGCCGGGCAAGATACCGCGCAGGTGCTGGGTAACGGCGTTGGGGCGGGTATCCCCATCGTGCGGGATGTCGGCGAAGCCCTGAAGTATCGGCCTGATACCCTCTTGATCGGTATCGCCCCCATTGGGGGTCGGCTGCCGGACCCCTGGCGGGGGCAGGTGTTGCAGGCGCTCAACGCTGGCCTGCACATCATCAGCGGCCTGCACGAGTTTCTGGATGACGACCCCGAACTGCACGAAGCAGCCGAGCGGCATCACGCGCATATCTGGGATGTGCGCCGCCCTCCGGCTGATCGCGCCATGCTGATCGCCAGGTACACGCCACACCGCCCAGGGAGCCATACCGTCTATGTGGCCGGAAGCGATTGCAACGTGGGCAAGATGACCACCGCGTTGGAACTGGACCGCGAGGCGCAGCGGCGCGGCCTCTCGTCGGGGTTTGCCGCCACCGGCCAGACGGGTATCATGATTTCTGGCCGGGGCGTGCCGGTGGATCGCTTGATCAGCGACTTCACTGCTGGCGGCGTGGAGGCGCTGACGCTGGAGTTCACCCAGGAATACGAATGGGTCTTCGTCGAGGGCCAGGGTTCTCTGATTCATCCGGCCTATTCGCCGGTCACGCTGGGGCTGCTGCATGGGGCGATGCCCGATATGATGATCCTCTGCTATGAGCCGGGCAGGACGCATATCAAATCTTACAGCGTTCCCATTCCGCCACTGCCGCGCGTGATTGAAATCTACGAACAGGCTATCGGCTGGCTGCGAGCCGCGCCAGTGGTGGGCATCGCGCTGAATACGTATGAACTCGATGAGGCCAGCGCGCTCGACGAGATGCGCCGGGCCGAAGCAGAAACCGGGCTGCCAGCAACCGACTGTGTACGCTTCGGCGCGGGCAAACTGATTGACGCCCTTTTAGAGCGGGCAAAAAACCAGGCAAAAACCTCATGA
- the selD gene encoding selenide, water dikinase SelD, with protein MSTGRQIRLTSLASCAGUASKMGPSALAHVLRPLTQAVEHNHPDLLVGLASIDDAAVYRLNDEQAVVSTADFFPPVVDDPYAFGAIAAANAMSDVYAMGGEVLFALNLVAFPDTLEPEILSEILRGGSDKVAEAGGVIAGGHTVTDKEPKYGLAVTGVVHPQHILTKGHARIGDVLILTKPLGTGVITTAHKRDQVDDADLQAAIASMTRLNRDASRLLRVSEVHACTDISGFGLLGHAWEMSLQSEGGMRFEWAGLPWLPGARRCAEAGCVPGGTGRNEEFLNEHIRLADDLGEPERSLLFDPQTSGGLLAAIESAAWPTLRERFEEAGLPCWLIGEVTAGAGIEVV; from the coding sequence ATGAGCACCGGCAGGCAGATTCGCCTTACGTCGCTCGCTAGCTGCGCTGGTTGAGCGTCTAAGATGGGGCCTTCGGCCCTGGCGCACGTGCTGCGTCCACTCACCCAGGCGGTGGAACATAACCACCCCGATCTGCTCGTCGGCCTTGCCAGCATTGACGATGCGGCGGTTTATCGCTTGAACGATGAGCAGGCGGTGGTGAGTACGGCTGACTTTTTCCCACCCGTCGTAGATGATCCCTATGCGTTTGGCGCGATTGCCGCAGCCAACGCGATGAGCGATGTCTATGCGATGGGTGGTGAGGTGCTGTTTGCCCTCAATCTGGTGGCTTTTCCCGATACACTTGAGCCGGAGATTCTCAGCGAGATATTGCGCGGTGGGAGTGATAAAGTGGCCGAGGCGGGGGGCGTCATCGCTGGCGGGCATACGGTCACGGATAAAGAGCCGAAATATGGTCTGGCGGTGACTGGCGTAGTGCATCCGCAGCATATTCTTACGAAGGGTCACGCCAGGATTGGTGATGTCTTGATCTTGACGAAGCCGCTGGGAACCGGCGTCATTACGACGGCTCACAAGCGCGATCAGGTTGATGACGCCGACCTTCAGGCGGCCATTGCCAGCATGACCAGACTGAACCGCGACGCCTCGCGCCTGCTGCGTGTGTCTGAAGTCCATGCCTGCACCGATATTTCCGGCTTTGGGCTGCTGGGCCACGCCTGGGAAATGTCGCTGCAAAGCGAGGGTGGCATGCGCTTTGAGTGGGCGGGCCTGCCCTGGCTGCCGGGGGCCAGGCGCTGCGCCGAAGCCGGCTGTGTGCCTGGCGGCACTGGCCGCAACGAAGAGTTTCTGAACGAGCATATCCGTCTGGCCGATGATCTGGGGGAGCCTGAGCGCAGCCTGCTCTTCGACCCGCAGACCTCCGGCGGCTTGCTCGCTGCCATCGAGTCAGCCGCCTGGCCGACGCTGCGCGAACGCTTTGAGGAAGCTGGCCTGCCCTGCTGGCTGATTGGCGAGGTGACGGCTGGCGCGGGTATCGAGGTGGTCTGA
- a CDS encoding dipeptide epimerase — MTKKLMGEKTMLKLETALMSLKLTEPFRISRGVQHFTQQVVVHLHGPGQVGLGEAAPSSFYGENQETVLACLATYAEHLGDDPFALEEILTGLENVIHRNAAARAAVDMALYDLVGKLLGVPVYKLLGVNPAKTPCTSFTIGLDTPAEMARKAEQAKDFPILKVKLGSRQDLDCIKAIRDVSNATIRVDANTGWTLKEAIKLIEALEPYQIEFVEQPLPPSDLEGLRLLREHSPLPIFADESCVTLEDIPRVVGCVDGINIKLMKCGGIRQALKMIHAARAHHLQIMLGCMIESSLAITAAAHLSPLVDYADLDGHLLVDNDPYQGVQVETGKLVLPAGPGLGVLPTPAIHSL; from the coding sequence ATGACAAAAAAACTGATGGGGGAAAAGACCATGCTCAAACTCGAAACCGCCCTCATGAGCTTGAAGCTGACCGAGCCGTTTCGCATCTCGCGGGGCGTGCAGCATTTCACGCAGCAGGTCGTCGTACATCTCCATGGTCCGGGCCAGGTCGGGCTTGGCGAAGCCGCCCCTTCGTCTTTCTACGGCGAAAATCAAGAGACCGTTCTTGCCTGTCTGGCTACATATGCGGAGCATCTAGGGGATGATCCATTTGCGCTGGAAGAAATACTCACCGGGCTGGAGAACGTTATCCATCGCAACGCCGCTGCCAGAGCCGCCGTAGATATGGCGCTGTACGATCTGGTCGGCAAGCTGCTGGGCGTGCCGGTCTATAAGCTGCTCGGCGTGAATCCGGCGAAGACACCCTGCACCTCTTTTACGATTGGGCTGGATACACCCGCAGAGATGGCTCGTAAAGCCGAGCAGGCCAAAGATTTCCCGATCCTCAAGGTCAAGCTGGGTTCGCGCCAGGACTTAGATTGCATCAAAGCCATTCGGGATGTCTCAAACGCCACTATTCGCGTTGATGCCAACACAGGCTGGACGTTGAAAGAAGCCATTAAACTGATCGAGGCGTTGGAGCCGTATCAGATTGAGTTCGTTGAACAGCCGTTGCCGCCAAGCGATCTGGAGGGGCTGCGCCTGCTGCGCGAACACAGTCCTCTGCCTATCTTTGCCGATGAAAGCTGCGTGACGCTCGAAGATATTCCGCGCGTGGTGGGCTGCGTTGATGGGATTAACATCAAGCTGATGAAATGCGGCGGCATCAGGCAGGCGCTCAAGATGATTCATGCCGCTCGCGCCCACCATTTGCAGATTATGCTGGGCTGCATGATCGAGAGTTCGCTGGCTATTACCGCTGCTGCGCACCTCAGCCCGCTCGTTGACTACGCCGATCTAGACGGGCATCTCCTGGTTGATAACGACCCCTATCAGGGTGTACAGGTCGAGACGGGCAAGCTGGTATTGCCCGCCGGACCAGGATTGGGAGTCTTACCAACTCCGGCTATACACTCGCTCTAG
- the rpoN gene encoding RNA polymerase factor sigma-54 — protein MYLEQSQTPSQQPTLNISAKLIASIKILQLSAEELEQSIAQEMLEDPAFEMEELSQCQRCGAQMKDGICPTCGGTVSTLQADGALEWDDYADPGLVGGDEDEFDPLARVEDTASLAEVLLWQMQAIVEPGDLPIAEYLIGSLDSHGYIRASVEEVARILRVEVERVQRVLSLLQMQEPIGIGARDVRECLLIQLCWFREQGKPHPLAEQLVTHYLPRLADRHFMEIAREAHVPSSHIRTAWQFIRTNLNPYPAHAFDPSAANFSGGRVRTTLVRPDVVIRRTETGFEAEVVENKKYLFRVNPTYRHLITTLDPSQSSEEDRQHIRQYTSRAQFFIECIHQRWETLKKISDALVEYQREFLEKGVRSLRPLTRGELAEHVELHESTISRATANKFVLLPEGRTIPFDDFFDASLRAKDTLRELIDSEDPKHPLSDEELAALLEERGMFVARRTVAKYRESMRIPPSRMRM, from the coding sequence ATGTATCTAGAACAGAGTCAGACTCCTTCGCAACAGCCGACGCTCAATATCTCTGCCAAACTGATCGCCTCCATCAAAATCTTGCAGCTTTCTGCTGAGGAATTGGAGCAGTCAATTGCGCAAGAGATGCTGGAAGACCCGGCGTTTGAGATGGAAGAATTAAGCCAGTGCCAGCGTTGTGGAGCGCAGATGAAAGACGGCATCTGCCCTACCTGCGGCGGCACGGTGAGTACCCTCCAGGCTGATGGGGCGCTCGAATGGGATGACTACGCTGATCCTGGGCTGGTGGGGGGTGACGAAGATGAGTTTGATCCGCTGGCTCGTGTAGAAGATACGGCCTCGCTTGCAGAAGTGCTGCTCTGGCAGATGCAAGCCATTGTTGAACCAGGCGATCTCCCCATCGCTGAATACCTGATTGGCAGCTTAGATAGTCATGGGTATATCCGAGCGTCCGTTGAGGAGGTTGCGCGTATCCTGCGGGTGGAGGTTGAGCGCGTACAACGTGTGCTGAGCCTGCTCCAGATGCAGGAGCCGATTGGGATCGGCGCGCGTGATGTACGTGAATGCCTCTTGATTCAGTTGTGCTGGTTCCGCGAGCAGGGCAAGCCGCATCCGCTGGCGGAACAACTGGTGACTCATTATCTTCCACGACTCGCCGACCGTCATTTTATGGAGATCGCCCGCGAAGCCCATGTGCCCAGTTCGCATATCCGCACGGCGTGGCAATTTATCCGCACCAATCTCAACCCCTATCCGGCGCACGCCTTCGATCCCTCGGCTGCTAATTTCTCTGGAGGCCGTGTGCGCACAACGCTGGTGCGTCCAGATGTGGTCATTCGTCGCACCGAGACCGGCTTTGAGGCTGAGGTGGTGGAAAATAAAAAATATTTGTTCCGCGTGAACCCGACGTATCGGCATCTGATCACGACACTGGACCCATCGCAAAGCAGCGAAGAGGACCGCCAACACATCCGCCAGTACACCTCGCGCGCGCAGTTCTTTATCGAATGTATTCATCAGCGTTGGGAGACGCTGAAAAAGATCTCCGATGCGCTCGTGGAATATCAGCGCGAGTTTCTGGAAAAAGGCGTTCGCTCTCTGCGCCCCCTGACTCGCGGGGAACTGGCGGAGCATGTTGAACTGCACGAATCAACCATCAGCCGCGCCACAGCCAATAAGTTTGTCTTGCTGCCTGAAGGGCGCACCATCCCCTTCGACGATTTCTTTGATGCCTCGTTGCGCGCGAAAGATACGCTGCGCGAACTGATTGACTCTGAAGACCCCAAACACCCGCTGAGCGATGAGGAACTGGCGGCTCTGCTTGAGGAGCGAGGCATGTTCGTTGCCCGTCGTACCGTCGCCAAATACCGCGAATCAATGCGCATTCCGCCCTCGCGGATGCGTATGTAG
- the rnc gene encoding ribonuclease III: MSADQQRKAADTPEASEAGPAVEATVDSASVPGHADWHPLEQSLGWRFQQRQLLLEALTHRSYVFETPNQSLAPNERLEFLGDAILGFLSAEYLFRAHPTLSEGELTDARAALVKAPTLADFARRVRLGDHLRMGRGEQRSGGRRRDPLLAAAFEALLGALYLDGGLEAVRQFLLPLLEQEAERVIAAGRLKDDKSLLQELAQEHLGITPSYRIVAEEGPAHHRQYTVEALLGNEVAGRGQGRNKQSAEQEAARLALQASGWL, from the coding sequence ATGTCTGCCGACCAGCAGCGCAAAGCTGCTGATACACCTGAAGCATCAGAGGCTGGCCCCGCAGTTGAGGCCACTGTGGATAGTGCCTCTGTCCCTGGGCATGCCGATTGGCATCCGCTTGAGCAGAGCCTTGGTTGGCGCTTTCAGCAGCGACAGCTTTTGCTGGAGGCGCTCACGCACCGCTCCTATGTGTTTGAGACGCCCAACCAGAGCCTTGCCCCCAACGAGCGCCTGGAGTTTCTGGGTGATGCCATCCTGGGCTTTCTCAGCGCGGAGTATCTTTTCCGCGCTCATCCGACCCTCAGCGAAGGCGAACTCACCGATGCCCGCGCCGCTCTGGTGAAAGCGCCCACGCTGGCTGATTTCGCCCGCCGCGTGCGCCTGGGCGACCATCTGCGCATGGGCAGGGGCGAGCAGCGCAGCGGAGGCCGCCGCCGCGATCCGCTGCTGGCCGCCGCATTTGAGGCGCTGCTGGGCGCGCTCTATCTGGATGGCGGCCTGGAAGCCGTCCGTCAGTTTTTGCTGCCCCTGCTGGAGCAAGAAGCGGAGCGCGTGATTGCTGCCGGACGCTTGAAAGATGATAAGTCGCTGCTGCAAGAACTGGCGCAGGAGCATCTTGGGATTACTCCCAGCTATCGCATTGTGGCTGAGGAGGGACCGGCGCATCACCGCCAATATACGGTTGAAGCACTGCTTGGCAATGAGGTTGCTGGTCGAGGGCAGGGCCGCAACAAACAAAGCGCCGAACAGGAAGCCGCCCGGCTCGCGTTGCAGGCCAGCGGCTGGCTGTAG